ATCAGCGTCTTCTTTAGCCTTTTTCTCGGCGTCCTCTTTGGCTTTACGTTCAGCGTCTTCTCGGGCTTTTTTCTCTGCCTCGAGCCTTTCTTTTCGCTCTGCTTCTTGTTTTTCTTTACGTGCTTTTTCTAAGGCAATTTCCGGGTCCTCTGTAGGAGGGGGAGTTACCTTAGGTGGGGGTGGAGGCTCAGCTTTTGGGGTTGGCTCTGGCTCAGGCTCTGGCTTTACTGGAGCAGCAACTTCAGGCTCAGGCGTTGGCTCAGGCTCGGCTTCGGGTTCCTCTGCAGGAACAGGCTCATCCATATTTTCAGCAACTGCCATTTCGCCTTCTGCCCAAAGTTCAATTTGAACGGGGTTGGGGGACTTAGGCGCCGTAATGAAGCCAAGTAGCAAAAGCAAGACGAGCGCGACGTGTAAAGCAATGGCATACATCAATCCACGACGCTGCTCACGTTGCTCGGGCGTCATTACCTCATTCTGATCGTGGCGATTAAATAAACTCATGCGTGCTTAACAATTAATTGTCTGCTTTTTGGTTAACCAAAAAACCTAAGCGGGTAAAACCATTGCCTCGAAGCTGATCCATGATATCCATGACAGACGCATAGGGAACCTCACCGTCAGCAGCAATGACCACTGGGTTTTGATTGAGAGCGAGTGAGCGGACTTCAGCAATTAAACTTTCAGGGTTAATTGTTTGAAATTGAGCATCACCTTCGCGTAATCGAATGGCCATCTGGCCTTCTTTGTCAATTTGAACTTCGATAGGGGCTGCAGGGACTTCAGAGGCTTGGCCTACGGTAGGTAGGTCAATCAGCCCCGAAGTAATCATGGGGGCTGTCACCATAAAAATCACTAGTAACACCAACATGACGTCGATATAAGGCACGACGTTGATTTCGTTTTTTAAACGACGGCTATTGCGTCTAGAGTTACCGCGTAACGAGGACATGGCTTATACCTGGCGTTGCAAGATGTTGAGAAACTCATCAACAAAACTTTCAAAGCGTGTTGCGATACGATCCACTTCATTGGTGAAGCGGTTATAAGCAACCACCGCAGGAATCGCTGCAAATAGACCAATAGCCGTAGCGATTAGGGCTTCTGCAATCCCTGGAGCAACAGAGGCTAATGTTGCTGATTGAGCCCCGGATAGACCAATAAAAGCATGCATAATTCCCCATACCGTACCAAGTAGGCCAATGTAGGGGCTGACAGAGCCTGCTGAGGCGAGAAAGTTGAGTCTAGATTCCAGTTGGTCGAGTTCTCGCTGGAATGTGGCGCGCATTGCCCGACGAGGACCATCGAGCAGAGCCTCTCCTTTTTGATTGGAGCGACGTGCCTTAATGAATTCCGACATACCGGACTCAAAAATGCGAGCTAGTGCACCATTTTCATCACGTCTGGATGCGATGGATTGTTGCAACATAGTTAGGTCTCCCCCCGTCCAGAAGTCATCTTCAAAACGACTTGTTTGTGCGAGAGTGCGCTTTAACGCGGCGCGTTTGCTAAATATATAGCTCCACGACACGATAGATATACCAACAAGGATTAACATCACGAGTTGTACGGGGATACTGGCCTCTAAAAGGAGGCGGATTAGCGATAGGTCGCTGCTTGCTTGCATGGTCAATCCTGAGCGTTTTCCAAAATTGATCGAAGGTTGGAGTTAATTTTAGCGGCACGCATCGTGTTGGCATCAACACTTACTACCACAATAGAGCTTTGGCACAATAAATCATCGTCGCGCCAGGCTTCTTGAGCAAAATGTACTGAAGCCCCTCCTATATGGGTGATTCGACTACGAATATCAAGTAAATCATCTAGCTTGGCTGATTTTATGTACTCAATATCTGCTCGTTTCACCACAAAGAGTTGCTGTTCGGATTGCGCCATCTGGGATTGATGAATGCCAAGGCGGCGTAGCCATTCCGTACGAGCGCGTTCAAAAAACTTAAGATAATTAGCGTAAAAAACGATACCACCTGCATCGGTGTCTTCGTAATATACGCGAATCTGAAGCTGATTAGCATTTTGACTCATTTCAGTTGGCATGTCTTTGTAAATAATGTGAAGAAATGCAGTCGGCCTGTTAATGGTTAAGTAACGGGCCGCTGTGATTTTTACCTATTCTTACAGGTGTTGTAGGGCCTGATTAAGATAGTCGCAGGCGTCAGAGGTAGTCACTTTTTCATTATGACCATCACGACGATTTTGAATCTCTACGATACCCTCTTTTAAGCCTCGATCACCAACAGTGACGCGTAAAGGTACTCCAATGAGTTCCCAGTCGGCGAACATCACACCCGGGCGCACATCGCGATCATCGAGAATAACATCAACACCTTTGGCTTTTAACTCGGTATACAACGCCGTCGCAGCCTGTTGGACAGTTTCACTTTTGTGCCAATTTAACGCACAAATAACGACTTCAAAAGGAGCCAAGGCACGAGGCCAAATGATTCCTTTCTCATCGTGATTTTGCTCAACGGCAGCCGCCGCAATACGACTTACACCAATACCATAACAACCCATTTGAATAAGAGCTGGCTTACCATCTGTATCTAAATAAGTGGCTTGTAGTTTTTTTGAGTAGGTATCACCCAAAAAGAAAACATGACCTACCTCAATGCCTCGCTGTATGGCGAGTGTGCCAGTGCCGGTAGGGTCAGGGTCACCCGCAACCACATTGCGTAAATCAGCAACGTGGGCTTCGGGTAGATCTCGATTCCAGTTAACACCACTAAAGTGGAAACCGGCTTCGTTTGCCCCACAGATGAAATCACTCATATTAGCAACGGTACTATCCGCGATAATAGCGACTTTATCAGATAGGCCTACTGGGCCTAAGTAGCCTGGAATACAACCAAAATGTGACGTGATTTCTTCTTCGGTTGCTAAACGATACCCATGTTCAAATCCAGCAAGCTTGCCGACTTTGACTTCATTGAGCTCATGGTCACCACGAATTAAAAGTAGCCAGATTTTGACGTCAGTTTGATCTTGATGAGGATCCGTTGCTAGGACTACCGCCTTAACTGTATCGCTCAGTGGACGATTCAATTGTTCTGCTACAAGCTCACACTTAATCGCATTCGGTGTAGATATTTTTTCTAATTGAGCTTGAGGTGCTTGACGCTCTGCAATTAAGCAGGGAGCTTGTGCTAGTTCGATGTTAGCCGCGTAGTCTGAGTCAGGGTTGTAGACGATCTCATCCTCTCCTGTATCGGCAATCACTTGGAACTCGTGACTACGTGAACCACCAATAGAGCCGGTATCGGCTGCCACGGCTCGGAAAGTCAAACCTAAACGCTCAAAAATCCGCATATAGGCCGCATACATAATGTCGTAGCTCTTTTGTGCTGATTCCTCATCACGATCAAAGGAGTAAGCGTCCTTCATGGTGAACTCACGGCCACGCATTAATCCAAATCGAGGGCGGCGCTCATCACGAAACTTAGTTTGAATGTGATAGAAATTGACCGGTAATTGGCGCCAGCTATGAATTTCATTACGCACAATGTCTGTAACGACTTCTTCGGATGTGGGCTGCAGAACAAAGTCGCGTTGATGGCGATCTTTTATTCGTAGTAATTCGGCACCATATTCATCCCAGCGGCCTGTTTCTTGCCAAAGTTCAGCAGGCTGAACCACTGGCATAAGCAGTTCTAGTGCGCCAGAGTTATCCATTTCTTCGCGTACGATCTGTTCAATTTTCCGTAGTACCTTCAGGCCCAAAGGCATATAGGTATAAACGCCGCCAGCAATACGGCGAATCATGCCTGCTCGAGTCATGAGTTGATGGCTGGCAATTTCGGCTTCAGCGGGAGCTTCTTTTAGTGTGTTTATATGATAGTGGCTTGCATGCATGGTATGGAACTCAACTGGTACGTATAATCTAACTAATTATATTGAAATTATAGAGGTGGCCTATGTTAGATCGAGAAGGCTACCGTCCAAATGTAGGGATCATTCTTGTAAATCGCAAGAACGAGGTGTTCTGGGGTAAACGTATTAGGGAACATGCTTGGCAATTTCCTCAAGGCGGAATCCGACAAGGTGAAAGTCCTGTACAGGCTATGTATCGAGAACTTCACGAAGAGGTCGGCTTATTACCTGAACATGTTCACATTTTAGGACGGACTCGAGACTGGTTGCGTTATAACGTTCCCAATCATTTTGTACGGCGCGAGTCTCGCGGCCATTATAAAGGGCAAAAGCAAATTTGGTTTTTGCTTCGTATGGTCGGCAGAGATAGCGACGTCAGTCTACGCGCAACATCAGCTCCAGAGTTTGATGCGTGGCGTTGGAGTGATTATTGGGTGCCGTTAGATGCCGTAATTGATTTTAAACGAGAAGTCTATTTTCAGGCACTGAATGAATTATCTGTGCACATATTCAGACACCGCCAAGAAACTCGTTTTTTACGTCAACGCAGTTATGCGACTCAGCGCTTGCATCATAAAGACATTAACTTAACACCTAATAACTAGGAAATCATAGCCCTATGCGACGACATAGGGTTATGATGGTTATGTTTTATTTATTTACCCACTATTGGGTTCACCACTTACGATATTGCCTATGCTGCAGGATCTTGATCAATTAGCCAATCGCATTAGTCGTTTGGTGTCATACTCAGAGCGTCTCAAAACCGAACGCTCAGAACTCTTATCGCGTGTAAAATTACTCGAACAAGAGCGAACTACACTACGTGACCAGTTGGGTTCGCAACAGGCCGAGTATGCCAATATGGCTGAAATAGTCACCAGACATCAGCAAGACATGGAAACCGCACGACGTATGGCCGAAGAGGCTCAAGAGTCACTTTATGCAGAACTCATTCAACAGCAGGATGAGCTAAATAGTCTTAAAAACCGTCTGCAGCAAAGTGAATCTAAAGCGCATGTTTTAGAACGGGCTGCCACAGAGGCGCGCGATCATGTCGCACACCTCTTAGCACGTTTACCAGGTGGTGATGTGATTCAGCCTACGAACAACACGCAGGATTAATTATGGAACGTTTAGATATTAGCTTGCTTGGGCGTGAATACATGTTGGCGTGTCCGCCTTCAGAAAAAACCAAACTACTTGATGCCGTTCACCATGTGGGTCAACACATGGAGCGCATTAAGGATGCAGGACGTACCAGCGGTAACGAACGCATTGCTGTAATGGCTGCTATTCAAATTGCCGTTGAATTATTGTCTATGAAAGCGCCTGATGGCCCCATGAGTAATGTTGCTTTAGGTGATTTCAAGCGTAAAATGGATGACATGCATAAATTAATGGATACGGTCTTAGGTCCGGCTGATAATTTAAATCGCTAATGAATTCTTACAGCATCTGTTAAACTAATGCTGTAGTATTGCTTAAGTCCCTGCCGTGTGCGAGACGTGGCCATATATTCCTTGAACCAATGCTTATGGCATTTAGGTTGCTGGATTAACAAGCAGGAGTGCTTCGCTACTTCGTTTAGCGAACCCGAAACTTGTTTGATAGCAACCACCTTGTGAACCCTCGGTTCCCAGGATGCCGGCCTTGACGCCACAGGTGGGGCAACCCTTTCTAAAGCCGGCTTTATGCCGGCTTTTTCTTTGGAGTTTTTCTCTATGCGTACTGCTTTATTATCCCGTTCTGTTTTGGCTGCCTTTTTGATGTTACCGCTAACCCAGGTACTGGCGGATGAGGCTAAGGAATTAAAAGGTCCCGTGTTACACCTAGAGGCTCAGGCTTATACCGAGGTTGAGCAAGACACCGTTGTTATTACCTTACAAGCGACTCGTCAGAGCAGTGAGCAAGCGATAGTTACTAAAGAGTTATCAGAAACAGTCTCAGCAATTTTGAAAGACGCTAAAGGGCAAGACGTAGTTAAAGTAAGTAGTGGTAATTATTATGTGCGCCCACAGCATGATAAGGACGGTAAGGTGACAGCGTGGATAGGGCAATCACAATTATTGCTTGAGTCAACCAATATGCCTGCCGCCTCAGAATTAGCTGCAAAATATCAAGATAAAATGCCAGTGGCAAACGTGAGTTTTACGGTCTCTAAGCAGGCGCGTAATGCTGCAGAGAAAGACTTGATGACAGAGGCTGCTAAGGCGTTTAGACAACGGGCCCAAGCCATGTCTACTGCCTTAGGCTATGGCTCTTTTCAGATTAAAGAGGTGCATTTAGGGGGTAGTGGCGCCGTATATCGCAGCCCTAAATCCTATCGTAGCGAAATGGTGATGATGTCGGCAGCGCCATCGATGGCGGATGCGCTGCCCATTGATAGTGGTACTGAGGATGTTACTTTGAGCTTGAATGGTTCGATTTATTTGCTTGATAAAAAATAATCGCGCCCAAGAGCATCATTGGCAATGAAAGCAGCTGTCCCATTGACAGCTGCGCCCAAAGTAAGCCTAAAAAGGCATCAGGCTCACGGCTAAACTCAGCAATAAATCTAAATAGACCATAACCCATTAAAAATAAGCCACTAACCTGTCCTTGAGGACGGGGCTTGGCAGAAAAAAACCATAAGATTAAGAATAAGCTAATTCCCTCTAGGCCCATTTGATAAAGCTGAGAGGGGTGGCGTGCGAGTCCATCCATAGCTTGTGGGAACACCATTCCCCACGGTAGATCTGTAGTCCGACCCCATAGTTCGCCATTTATAAAGTTTCCAAGTCTACCCGCTGCTAAACCTAAGGGAATTAACGGTGCTAAGAAATCTCCTAGAGCAAAAAAAGGGATATGACGACGATGACTAAACCACGCCAAAACGGCTAGAACGCCAAGTAAGCCACCGTGAAAAGCCATGCCGCCTTCCCAGACATAGACTATTTTTAGCCAGTTTTGAGGTTGAAGGTAGTAGTCAGGCTGATAAAAAAAGGTATATCCAAGACGTCCGCCTACGACTACGCCTAGAACGCAGTAGAAAATTAGGTCTTCTAGTCCTTTTTTATCTATAGGTGCAAGTCCTTGGTTGATTCGACGATTTCCCAATAACCAAACAAGCGTAAAACCAACTAAATACATAAGGCCGTACCAATGTATAGCTAGTGGCCCTAGTTGTAAGGCGATGGGGTCAAACTGAGGGTGGTGTAACATAGGTATTCGTCCTACCGTATAAATACTAAATAGCGTGATAGTGGCGCTAGCGTTAAGCTGATGTTTTGGAACGCACAGCGTAATAATAGAGTTATCAGATCATACACAAAAGGAGTCTATATGACTGCGGCAGTTTTATTCGGAGCCGGGTGCTTCTGGTGTGCAGAGCCTGCCTTTGCTGCGCTAAAAGGGGTGACGTTTGTGCACCCTGGTTACAGCGGTGGTAAAACACACTACCCAACCTATGAACAGGTATGTAATCAAGACACCGGCCACATAGAGGTTGTGCAAGTACGTTATGATGCTGAGAAAATTAGCTTTGATACCTTACTTGAGGTTTTCTTTTCGCTACATGACCCTACTACACTAAACAGACAGGGGAATGACATAGGTCCTCAGTATGCTTCTGCTATTTTTTATACAACAAAATTACAGCTACAGCAGGCGAAAGAG
This Paenalcaligenes faecalis DNA region includes the following protein-coding sequences:
- a CDS encoding cell division protein ZapA, whose amino-acid sequence is MERLDISLLGREYMLACPPSEKTKLLDAVHHVGQHMERIKDAGRTSGNERIAVMAAIQIAVELLSMKAPDGPMSNVALGDFKRKMDDMHKLMDTVLGPADNLNR
- the lgt gene encoding prolipoprotein diacylglyceryl transferase — protein: MLHHPQFDPIALQLGPLAIHWYGLMYLVGFTLVWLLGNRRINQGLAPIDKKGLEDLIFYCVLGVVVGGRLGYTFFYQPDYYLQPQNWLKIVYVWEGGMAFHGGLLGVLAVLAWFSHRRHIPFFALGDFLAPLIPLGLAAGRLGNFINGELWGRTTDLPWGMVFPQAMDGLARHPSQLYQMGLEGISLFLILWFFSAKPRPQGQVSGLFLMGYGLFRFIAEFSREPDAFLGLLWAQLSMGQLLSLPMMLLGAIIFYQANKSNHSSSK
- the ybgC gene encoding tol-pal system-associated acyl-CoA thioesterase → MSQNANQLQIRVYYEDTDAGGIVFYANYLKFFERARTEWLRRLGIHQSQMAQSEQQLFVVKRADIEYIKSAKLDDLLDIRSRITHIGGASVHFAQEAWRDDDLLCQSSIVVVSVDANTMRAAKINSNLRSILENAQD
- the tolQ gene encoding protein TolQ; protein product: MQASSDLSLIRLLLEASIPVQLVMLILVGISIVSWSYIFSKRAALKRTLAQTSRFEDDFWTGGDLTMLQQSIASRRDENGALARIFESGMSEFIKARRSNQKGEALLDGPRRAMRATFQRELDQLESRLNFLASAGSVSPYIGLLGTVWGIMHAFIGLSGAQSATLASVAPGIAEALIATAIGLFAAIPAVVAYNRFTNEVDRIATRFESFVDEFLNILQRQV
- the msrA gene encoding peptide-methionine (S)-S-oxide reductase MsrA, encoding MTAAVLFGAGCFWCAEPAFAALKGVTFVHPGYSGGKTHYPTYEQVCNQDTGHIEVVQVRYDAEKISFDTLLEVFFSLHDPTTLNRQGNDIGPQYASAIFYTTKLQLQQAKEYIENLEKKLQKPIVTRLLPAEVFWPAEHEHFGYYMNNLNAPYSLAVIQPKLREFARTYKALIKDHGE
- a CDS encoding SIMPL domain-containing protein (The SIMPL domain is named for its presence in mouse protein SIMPL (signalling molecule that associates with mouse pelle-like kinase). Bacterial member BP26, from Brucella, was shown to assemble into a channel-like structure, while YggE from E. coli has been associated with resistance to oxidative stress.); the encoded protein is MRTALLSRSVLAAFLMLPLTQVLADEAKELKGPVLHLEAQAYTEVEQDTVVITLQATRQSSEQAIVTKELSETVSAILKDAKGQDVVKVSSGNYYVRPQHDKDGKVTAWIGQSQLLLESTNMPAASELAAKYQDKMPVANVSFTVSKQARNAAEKDLMTEAAKAFRQRAQAMSTALGYGSFQIKEVHLGGSGAVYRSPKSYRSEMVMMSAAPSMADALPIDSGTEDVTLSLNGSIYLLDKK
- a CDS encoding ExbD/TolR family protein, with product MSSLRGNSRRNSRRLKNEINVVPYIDVMLVLLVIFMVTAPMITSGLIDLPTVGQASEVPAAPIEVQIDKEGQMAIRLREGDAQFQTINPESLIAEVRSLALNQNPVVIAADGEVPYASVMDIMDQLRGNGFTRLGFLVNQKADN
- a CDS encoding RNA pyrophosphohydrolase → MLDREGYRPNVGIILVNRKNEVFWGKRIREHAWQFPQGGIRQGESPVQAMYRELHEEVGLLPEHVHILGRTRDWLRYNVPNHFVRRESRGHYKGQKQIWFLLRMVGRDSDVSLRATSAPEFDAWRWSDYWVPLDAVIDFKREVYFQALNELSVHIFRHRQETRFLRQRSYATQRLHHKDINLTPNN
- a CDS encoding proline--tRNA ligase, whose product is MHASHYHINTLKEAPAEAEIASHQLMTRAGMIRRIAGGVYTYMPLGLKVLRKIEQIVREEMDNSGALELLMPVVQPAELWQETGRWDEYGAELLRIKDRHQRDFVLQPTSEEVVTDIVRNEIHSWRQLPVNFYHIQTKFRDERRPRFGLMRGREFTMKDAYSFDRDEESAQKSYDIMYAAYMRIFERLGLTFRAVAADTGSIGGSRSHEFQVIADTGEDEIVYNPDSDYAANIELAQAPCLIAERQAPQAQLEKISTPNAIKCELVAEQLNRPLSDTVKAVVLATDPHQDQTDVKIWLLLIRGDHELNEVKVGKLAGFEHGYRLATEEEITSHFGCIPGYLGPVGLSDKVAIIADSTVANMSDFICGANEAGFHFSGVNWNRDLPEAHVADLRNVVAGDPDPTGTGTLAIQRGIEVGHVFFLGDTYSKKLQATYLDTDGKPALIQMGCYGIGVSRIAAAAVEQNHDEKGIIWPRALAPFEVVICALNWHKSETVQQAATALYTELKAKGVDVILDDRDVRPGVMFADWELIGVPLRVTVGDRGLKEGIVEIQNRRDGHNEKVTTSDACDYLNQALQHL